CGGCACGGTCAGCCCGTGGTCGACCGGCATCTCGTTGGCCAGGGTGAGGTCGAAGTCGTCCTGGATCAGGCAGTGCGCGAGGTGCGCGGCCAGCTCCGGGTCGCCCTCGACGCCGGGCACCGGGCGCGGGCCGTAGCCCTCGTCGGCGGTCGGGTAGGCGGCGCCGGTGCCCAGCACGAAGGTCGGGATCAGCGAGAGGTCGAAGGCGCTGGCGTGGTCGTTGTAGACCAGCACCACCACGTCCGGGACGTGCGCGGCGGCCCACCGCCGGGAGTGCTCGTACCCGGCGAACACCGGCCGCCAGTACGGCTCCCCGGTCCTGCCGTGGTCCAGCGCGGCGCCGATCGCCGGGACGTGCGAGGTGAACACGGCGGCCGAGACGGCGGCGTGCTCGGCGGGCGGCGCCTGGTCGGCGTGCGCGGCCTCCAGCACGGCGTGGTCGATCCGGCTGCCCGAGGCGGTGGCCGAGCGGCCGCCGGAGACCATCATCTCCCGGTACTCCCGCTCGGTCATGCCGGTCATCGAGCCCGCCATCTGCTGGAACGACAGCCCCAGCGTGGCACCCCACTTGGCGAGGAAGTAGATGTTCCCGCCCTCGCGCACCGCCGCGTTCAGGTCCCGCTCCAGCAGCGCCCGCCTCTGCTCCTCGCGCAGCGGCCAGGCGTCCAGGTAGCCGCGCTCGTCGGCCAGGTACGCGGCCCGGTTCTCGGCCGTCATCAGCGACATGCAGAACTGGTTGAGGTGGTAGCCGCGGGCGGACTGCTCGGCGTCGAAGATCGTGGTGCCGGGGACGAGCCGGTAGCTTCGGTCCAGTGCCATGCCGTCAACTCCCTTCGTTCTCGGGCCAGTACAGGCGGTTCGGGTTGTCCACCAGGAGCCGCCGGCGCAGTTCGGGGGTGGGCGCGACGTGCGGCAGGAAGTCGACCAGCAGGCCGTCGTCCGGCATGTGGTCCTTCAGGTTGGGGTGCGGCCAGTCGGTGCCCCACAGCACCCGGTCGGGGAACTCCTCGACCACCCGGCGGGCGAACGGCACCACGTCCCGGTACGCGGCCCGCTCGCCGTCCAGCGCGGGCGGGCCGGTCAGCGAGAGCCGCTCCGGGCAGCTGACCTTGCACCAGATGTCGTCCCTGGCCCGCAGGAAGGACAGGAACTCGGCGAACTCCGGCCCGTCCGGGTCCTTGGAGACGTCCGGGCGGCCCAGGTGGTCGACCACCAACGGCACCGGAACGGAGAGGAAGAACTCGCGCAGCCCGGCGAGGTCGGCGGCCTCGAAGTACAGCACCACGTGCCAGCCCAGCGGGGCGATCCGCGCCACCACGTCCCACAGGTCCGCGCGCGGGGTGACGTCCACCAGGCGGCGGACGAAGTTGAACCGCACCCCGCGCACCCCCGCCTCGTGCAGCTCGCGCAGCTCCGCGTCCGAGATGCCGGGCCGCACCGTCGCCACGCCGCGCGCCCGGCCGTCCGACCGGCGCAGTGCGTCCAGCAGGGCGCGGTTGTCGCCGCCGTGGCAGGTCGCCTGGACGATCACGTTGCGGGCGAAGCCCAGGTGGTCGCGGAGGGCGAACAGCTGCTCGGCGGAGGCGTCGCACGGGGTGTACTTGCGCTCGGGCGCGTACGGGAACTCGGCGGCCGGGCCGAACACGTGGCAGTGCGCGTCCACCGCGCCCGCGGGGAGGTCGAGTTCGGGGCGGCCGGGGGAGGGATGCCAGTCCAGCCAGCCCGGGGTCTTCTGCTGTTTCATGGTGATCAGTCCTCGTAGCGCAGGCCGAGCGCGGCCAGCGGGCCGCGCATCGCGTACATGTCCAGGCCGAGCTCGCCCGCGCGCAGCCGCTCGCGCTTGCCCGCCTCGTTCTCCTCGCGCCGCGCGGACGCCTCGGCGGTCCCGGCGGCCCGCTCGCGCGGCACCACCACCACGCCGTCCGCGTCCGCCAGCACCACGTCGCCCGGGCGGACCGGCGCGTTGGCGCACACCACCGGCACGTTGACCGAGCCCAGGGTGGCCTTCACCGTGCCGCGGGCGTTGACCGCCCGGGAGAACACCGGGAAGTCCATCGCCGCCAGCTCCGCGACGTCCCGCACCCCGCCGTCGATCACCAGGCCCGCGCAGCCCCGGGAGCGGAACGAGGTCGCCAGCAGCTCGCCGAAGAACCCGTCCTCGCTCTCCGTGGTGCAGGCCGCCACCACCACGTCGCCCGGCCGGATCTGCTCCGCCGCGACGTGCAGCATCCAGTTGTCGCCCGGCTGGAGCAGCACCGTCACCGCCGGGCCGCACAGCCGCGCCGCCGGGTACACCGGGCGCAGGTACGGGCGGGCCAGGCCGGTGCGGCCCATCGCCTCGTGGACGGTCGCCGTGCCGAAGGCCGCCAGCGCGGCCACCGCGGCCGGGTCGGGCCGCTCGATCCTGGTGTGCACGACACCGAGTTCGGGGTGCGTCATGGTCTGCTCCTGGGGGGTCTCAGCGGCCGGCCGCGGCGAGGCGGGCGGCCAGTCGGGGGTGGACGCGCAGCGCGTTGCCGGCGTACACGGCCGCCCGCTGTGCGTCGGTGAGCCGGTCGGTCGCGTCCACGTACCGCCGGGTGTCGTCGAAGTGGTGGCCGGTCAGCGGGTCGACCCCCCGCACCGCGCCGATCATCTCGCTGGCGAACAGCACGCCCCCGGACGGGACCACCGAGGCCAGCAGGTCGATGCCCGGCTGGTGGTACACGCAGGTGTCGAAGAAGACGTTCGTGCCCACCAGCTCCTCCGGCTGCGGCCCGCCCAGCGCCTGCGCCAGCCCGCGGAAGCGCCCCCAGTGGTAGGGCACCGCGCCGCCGCCGTGCGGGACCACCAGCCGCAGCGTCGGGAAGTCCGCGAACAGGTCGCCCTGGAGCAGCTGCATGAACGCGGTGGTGTCGGCGTTCAGATAGTGCGCGCCGGTGGTGTGGAACGCCGGGTTGCAGGAGGTCGACACGTGCACCATCGCCGGGACGTCGTACTCCACCAGCGCCTCGTACAGCGGGTACCAGCTCCGGTCGGTCAGCGGCGGCGCGCTCCAGTGCCCGCCCGACGGGTCCGGGTTGAGGTTCACCGAGACCGCGCCCAGCTCCTCCACCGCCCGCCGCAGCTCCGGCAGGCAGCTCGCCGGGTCCACGCCCGGCGACTGCGGCAGCATCGCGCCCATCGCGAAGCGCTCCGGGAACAGCGCGCCCACCCGGTGCACCAGGTCGTTGCAGATCCGGGCCCAGGCGGCGGAGACCGCGAAGTCGCCCAGGTGGTGGGCCATGAAGCTGGCGCGCGGCGAGAAGACGGTCAGGTCGGTGCCGCGCTCGTCCATCAGCCGCAGCTGGTTGGACTCGACCGCCTCGCGCAGCTCGTCGTCCGGGATGCGCGGCCCGGCCGGGTCGGGGGCGGCGGCCGGGTCGCCCGCGGCGGCGACCTGGCGCTCGCGCCAGGCGGCGAGCTGCGGCGGGGCGGTGGTGAAGTGGCCGTGCGCGTCGATGATCACGGAGGTCTCCTGAGGGGTCTTCGGACGGGAGGGGTCAGGCGGCGGACGGCCAGCCGGTGTACTGCTCGGCCAGGTACGCGCGGCCCGCGCGGGTGCCCACCACGCCGTCCAGCTCGCCCAGTTGGCGGCGTAGCTCGAACGGGGAGGCGCCCGGCGCGGTGTGCAGCAGACGGGTCATCCAGGACGAGAAGTGCTGCGCCCGCCAGACCCGGCGCAGCGCCTGCGGCTGGTAGTCGGCCAGCGCCGGTTCGCCCTCGGCGCCCAGCGCCCGCAGCAGCACGCCCGCCAGCACCTTGACGTCGTGCAGCGCCAGGTTCAGCCCGCGCGCCCCGGTCGGCGGCACGGTGTGCGCGGCGTCGCCCGCCAGCAGCAGCGCACCCCAGCGCATCGGCTCCTGCACGAAGGACCGGAAGCGCAGCACCGTCCGCTCCAGGACCGGGCCCTCCACCAGCCGGAAGCCGTCCCGGCCCGCGACCCGGGCCTGCAGGGTCGCCCAGATCCGCTCGTCCGGCCAGTCCTCCGGCCGCTCCCGCGGGTCGCACTGGAAGTACATCCGCTGCACGGTCGCCGTCCGCCGACTGACCAGCGCGAAGCCGTGCTCCGAGTGCGCGTACACCAACTCCGGTGCGCTGGGCGGGGCCTGGGCCAGCACGCCGAACCAGGCGAACGGGTACTCGGCGCCGTACCGGGTGCGCAGCGCCGCCGGGACCAGGCCGCGGCAGGTGCCGCGCGAACCGTCCGCGCCGACCACGTACCGGGCCCGCAGCTCGTGCCGCGTCCCGTCCGCCGCCGTGAAGCGCACCCGGGGGCGGTCGGTCGCCACGTCCAGCACCTCGGTGCCGCGGACGCCGAAGTGCACCGTCCCGCCGTCCCGTTCGCGGGCGTCCGCCAGGTCGGCGAACACCTCGGTCTGCGGGTACAGCCACACCGAGGCGCCCACCAGCTCCCGGAAGTCGATCCGGTGCGCCCGGCCGCCGAAACGCAGCTCGGTGCCCCCGTGCTCGTGGCCCTCGCGCAGGACCCGGTCGCTCACCCCGGTCTCCACCAGGTCACGGGCCGCGCCCGCCTCCAGGATGCCCGCCCGGTGGGTGCCCGCGATCTCGGCCCGGGTGCGCAGGTCGACCGCCACCGCGTCCACCCGGCCCGGCCCAGCCGGTGCGCCAGCATCAGCCCCGCCGGGCCCGCGCCGACCACCGCGACGGGCACCTCGGTGACGGTGTCGACCGCGTCGTCGGCCGCATCGGAGCCGGAGCCGGTGACGGAGCGGGTGACGGAGACGGAGTCGGCAACGGCATCGACGGCGGAGTCGGTGACGGGTTCGGGCATGACGGCTCCAGGGCACGGCGGGGCGAGGGTGGCGGCACCCGGGGCGACAGGCCGGCCGGCACGCCCCGAACGTTGGCAGCTCGCTCCGCCGGCCGTCGCCACCCTTTCCGCCTGACGGAAACGCGCTGCTCGTGGCGGGCTGCGCGGCGCAGACTGTGGGACGGCCCACGGCGTCGTGCGCGGTGCGGCGTCGTGCGTCGTGCGCGGTGCGGTGTCGTGCACCGTGCGCGTTACGGCGTCGGGCGCGCTACAGCGCCGTGCGGGCCCGTCGTCCCAACTCCTCGGAGATCCCGTGCACCGCCCGCAGCAGCGGCTCCCGCAGCCCGCGCGCCCGCTCCGCGCCGCGCGCCGCCACCACGATCCCCAGCGCCGCGCCCACCGGCCCGGTCCGGCCGATCCGCACCGGCGCGGCCACCGCCACCGTGCTCTCCGACAGCTGACGGTCGCTCACGAACACCTGCTCGCGGCGGATCAGGTCCAGCTGCGCCCGCAGCGTCCTCGGGTCGGTCACCGTGTGCGGCGTCCACGGGCGCAGCGGCGCCGCCAGCACCTCCTCCTGCAACGCGCGCGGCGCGTGCGCCAGCAGCACCCGGCCCATCCCCGTCGACCCGACCGGGAACCGGGTGCCCACCATCGTCAGCAGCTCCACCGAGCGGTGCCCCGCGATCCGCTCCACGAACACCAGCTCGGTGCCCTCGCGGACCGCTAACTGGATGTTCTCGTGCGTCGCCTCGTACAGGTCCTGCATGAACGGCAGCGCCGCGTCCCGCAGGATCTGGGTCCGCGGACACCCCGAGGCGATCTCCACAGCCGCAGCCCACGTGCCACGACCCGTCCTCGGCCCGCTCCAGCGCACCCCAGGACGCCAGCTCCGCCACCACCCGGTGCGCGGTGCTGACCGCCAGCCCCGTGCACTGCGCGATCTCCGACAGCGTCCGCGACGGGTGCTCGCGGTCGAACACCGCCAGCACCTGGAGGACCTTGCCGGCCGCCGAAACCCGGTTCGCACTCATCCCGCCAGTCTCGCACCCGCCCGTCGCGCCCCCGCCAGCCTCACCCCGCCCGTGGAGGAACCCCCGTGGACCTGCTCGCCCTGACCTCGATGGCCGTCCGCCCCGCCCTCGCCGACCTCGCCCCGCTGCTGCCCCCGGTACGGTTCGAGGCCGCCGGCGGCGTCGAGGTGACCCGCCGCATCCGTGCGGGCGGGTCCGCCGACCTCGCCGTGCTGCCGCCGACGCGCTCGCCGCACTGCACGCCGAAGGGCTGGTGGAACGCCCCCGCCCGCTCTGGGACTCCGCCACCGTCGCCGCCGTGCCCGCCGACGCCCCGCCCGCCGACCTCGCCACCACCGCCGACCTGCGCACCCTGCTCACCACCGCCCGGGCCGTCGCCCACTCCACCGGCCCCAGCGGCACCGCCCTGCGCGCCCTGGTCGAGCGGCTCGGCCTCACCGCCCGGGTCCGCCTCGTCCAGGCCCCGCCCGGCACCCCCGCCGGCCACCTGCTCACCGACGGCCGCGCCGACCTCGCCTTCCAGCAGCACAGCGAACTCGCCGACCTCCCGGCATCCGCGTCCTCGGCCGCTCCCCGGCGACACCGCCATCACCTCCACCTTCGCCGCCGCCGTCCTCACCGCCACCCCCGCCCCGGCCCCGCCCCGCCACCTGCTCGACCTGCTCGACCGCCTCGCCACCGCCGGAGCCCCGCCCACCGCCCGGGCCCGCGGAATGCACCCGCACACCCCGGCGACCGGCCGTCCCGCCGGGTGACCGCCGACCGGCACCGGGCCGGCCGAATTCGGTTCCGGCGGACCGGCCCGACCGCCTACCATCGCGGCCATGCCCAGACCCTTCGGCTTCAGCCACGACCAGCGCCCCGACGGCACCGTCACGATCACCCACCAGGGCCGCCCGGCCGGCACGCTGCGCGGGGCGCGCGCCGAGAAGTTCCTCGCGGAGGTCGGCTCCGGTGACGCCCAGCTGGTGATGGCCCGCTGGACGGGCGCGTACAAGCACGGCAACGAGCGCACGGCACGCGACCACCCGCGCAACCGGCGCTAGCCCCCCGTCCCGGCCCCGGGCTTCCGTCCTCGCCCCGTCCCTCCGCCGGGCGATAGCGCACCGCCCGGTGCGCCGTCAACTCCGCGACGCGGCGCGCCGATAACGGCTGGACGGCCCCGCGCCCGGTGCCGAGACTGGGTGCGGTGACGACCCATACGGACCACTCGACGGCCCCCTCCGCCGCCGCCCCCTCCACCGACCTCGGCGAACTGCGGCGGCAGTTGGCCGTCCTGCACGGCGGCAAGGTGACCTCGGTGCACGTCCCCAGCGGCAGCGCGGGCCTGTTCGCCCTGCTGCTCGGCCTGCCGGACCCCCGACCCGACGGCCCGGCCGAACTCGCCCACCGCTGGCTCACCGTCGCCCGCAGCAGCTGGACCCTCGACCGCCCCACCACCCCCCGCACCACCCCCGGCCCCGGGGCCCGGCACCTGGCCGACGACCTGCGGGCCCTGATCGGCCGGGAGATCACCGCCGTCCGGATCGCCGAACCCGACTGGAACACCCTGATCGAGTTCGGCGACCACCACCTGCGCATCCACCCCGCCGCCCCCGCCCCCACGCCCCACCCGACGAAACCCCCGCCTGGGCCCTGCGCCTCCCCTCCCGCCACCTCCTCCTGATCGGCCCCGGCCCCGCTGGCGAAACCGCCCCTGACCTGCGACGATGCCCGAATGCTGCGCCACGTCCACCGCGTCACCGCGGACGATCCCGCCGACCGCGACGCGTACGGCCGCCCCACCGGCACCACGGACACCCGCAGCGACCGCGGCCCCGAACCGGAGCCGCGCGCGGTCGAACAGCGCCCCGCCGACCAGGCGTTCTGGGACCGGACAGGCGGACGCCCGGGCGAACTCCGGGCCCGGGTCTCCGGCGCGCCGTGGGATCACGCCACGGCTGTGGGTAGGGGGGCGTGCGGGGGCGGAGCCGGTGCCACCTCGCTCCGGGTGCCGACGTCCTGGACGCCGGGCTGGTCTCGGTCTTCGGCCGCGGTGAGCGGAAGGGGACGGACGGGCCCGTGCTCGCCCGGCTGATTCCGCAGCCGCCGGAGGTCCTGCGGAAGGTCTTCGCCGCGTTCACGGCCGGTGGTTGACGAGCTCGGCGGCGGAACGGCCCCGGCGGAGGACGGGACGTTCGGCGTGGTGGGCGTGCGGGTGCGTCATGTTCCGGGGCCGGACGGCGGGGCTTCACTGCTCCAGCGGATCTCGCCGTCGACGACGGTGTCGGTCGGGGTCAGGCCGAGGGCGCGGGCGACGCCGGCGGATGCCCGGTGTTCGGGGTGGACGTGGGCGAGCAGGACGTCCACCCGCTGGGTGCGCAGCCAGTGGGCCATCGCGAGTGCGCCCGTGCGGGCGTGGCCGTGTCCCTGGTGGGCGGTGCCGATCACCCAGGCCAGTTCCGCCGTGACGCGGCCGTCCGGGGTGCGCTCCAGGGTGGCCTGGACCGTGCCGACGAGTCGGCGGTCGGAGTTGCGGCGCAGCATCCAGTTGAGCCAGCCCTGTTCGCCGTCCGGGGAGCGGCCCTGCTCCAGGCGGCGGTAGCGGGCGTGGAGTTGCTCCGGTGAGAGCGGGCGCCCGCCGATCCAGGTGTGCAGCCGTACGTCGTCCAGGAGGGTGAACGCCTCCGCGGCGTGCGCCGCCCGCAGCGGTTCGAGGCGGAGGGCTCCGGCGGTGATCTCGGTGGCGGCGGGCCACTGCGCTGGGTCGGGCACCCGGCAGCGTACGCCGCAGTGCCCCGGCGCGTGGTCACCCGGTGCGGGGCGGGCCGTCCAGCTCGGCGTCCAGGTGGGCGAGGACCGCCTCCGGCTGTTCCAGGTGGGGGAGGTGTCCGGCGCCGGGCACGACGGCGAAGCGGGCGGCGGGGAAGGCGCGGGCGTAGGCGGCGCCGTACCCGGGGGTGGCGACCCGGTCGCTCTCGCCCCACAGCACCAGGACGGGCACCCGGACGTCGCGCAGCCGCTCCCGCAGCCGGGGTCGTGCATGTAGGGGTCGCCGGCCAGCGCCCGCATGGTGGCCAGGTTGGCCCGGCGGCGGGCGAGTTCGGCCGGGGGGAGGGTGGCGGGGTCGACGAAGTGGCGGTCGGGGTCGTGCCAGGAGTGCTCGGCCAGGCCGCGGGCGTCGAGGGCGAAGACGTCGGTGAGCGGCTCCCCGTCCACCTGGATGCCCACGGCGTCGATCAGCACCAGCCCGCCGACCACCGCCCCGCCGCCGGCGCCCGTCCCGGTGTCGCGCAGCGCCATCTCGGCGCCGATCCAGCCGCCCAGGGAGGAGCCGACGACCAGGACGTCCCGCAGGCCGCGCAGGCGCAGCAGGTCGAGGTAGTGCTCGGCGAGGTCGGCGATCCGCGTGAGCGCGGCGGGGCGTTCGGTGCCGTCCCAGCCGGGGTGGACGGGGGTGAGGACATGGGCGGTGCGGGCCAGTCGGGCGGCCAGCGGGGCGACGGTGGCGGGGCCGCCGCCACCGTGCAGGAGCAGGACGGGGCGGCCGGTACCGGCCTCGGTGAGGAGCTGTTCGGCGGTCATGCGCCCACCCTAACTAAGGATGCTTAATTAAGCTAGTTGAGTCAGGGGTAGGCTGGCAGGCATGAACCCGAGCTCCACGTTCTCGGCCAGGCCGTCAAGCAGGTCCAGTACCGGCAGCACCGCGCCCTCGACACCGCCCTGACCGCCGTCGGCACCACCCTCGCCCAGTGGGACGCGCTCCGGGCGATCGGCCGCCGCCCCGGCGCCTCGGCCCGGGAACTCGCCGCCGCCACCTTCCAGACCGAGCAGTCCTTCGGCACCCTGGCCGGCCGCCTCCTCGCCCAGGGCCTGATCGAACGCACCCCCGGCCGCGGCCGCCGCCTCGAACACCACCTCACCCCCGCCGGCGACCGCCTCCTCGCCACCGGCGAACAGGCCGCCGACCAGGTCCTCGCCGCCCACTTCGCCCCGCTGGACGCCGCGGACCGCGCCACCCTGCTCCGCCTGCTCCGCGCCCTGGCCCCCGCGCCCGCCGACACCCTTGCGCCCGCCGGCGACACCGCCGAGGACGGCTGACGGCCGCTCAGGGCGGGGGAGGGGACCCGCCGGGGCGGCGGCGTGACAACCTGGCGGCGTGAACGACGTCCTCACCGCCGCCCTGCGGCGCGCCGCCGACCACCAGCACCGCTTCGAAGCGCGCTTCGCGGCGCACCTCGACGCCCTGGCCGACCCGGCGTCCGGCCCGCTGGAGCCGCCGCCGCACGGCAGGTTCCCGGCCCGGGCCCTCGCGCTGGTGCGCGAACTGTCGCTGCGCGGCGGCAAACGGCTGCGGGTCGCCCTGCTGCACGAAGCCGCCGCCCTGGCCACCGACCGGCCGGTGCCCGGCCTGGACGCCGCCGCGATCAGCATCGAACTGCTGCACACCCACGGGCTGATCCACGACGACCTGATCGACGACGCCCCGTACGCCGGGGCGGCCCGTCCACCTACCACGCCTACCGCCAGGAGTTCCCCGACCGGCCCGACACCGCCCTCGCCCTCACCGTCCTGGCCGGGGACCTGGCCGCCTTCCTGGCCGTCCGGGCCCTGCTCTCCGGCGACCTGCCCCCGCCCGCGCCCTGGCCATGGCCACCGTCGCCACCGACGCCGCGGCCGCCGCGGTCAACGGCCAACTCCTCGACCTGGAACGCGACTTCCACCCGCACCCGACACCGAGTTCCTGCACACCGTCACCGAGTACAAGTCCACCCGCTACTCGATCCTCGCCCCGCTGCGCCTGGGCCTGCTCGCCGCCGGCGCCGACCCCGCCCCGCACGACGCCGAACTGCGCGCCTACGCCACCGCGCTGGGCATCGCCAACCAGATCCACGACGACTGGCTCGACCTCTTCGGCGACCCGGCCGCCCTCGGCAAACCCCTCGGCACCGACATCCGCGCCGGTCGCCGCAGCTACCTCGTCCGCGCCCTGCTGGCCGCCACCGCCGACGACGCCCCCGCCCGCGCCACCCTGCACGCCGTCCTGGGCGTCCCGCACCCGGACGAGGACGCCCTCGCCGAACTGCGCGGCCTCGCCCGCGCCCGCGGCCTCGACCGCACCCTGCACGACGAAGCCGCCCGACACGCCCACCGCGCCGCCACCTGGCCGCCGCCTGGCAGCGGCACTGGCGCCCGGACGCCGTCGCCTTCTTCACCCACCTCCCGGCCTGGTCCGTCACCCGCGACCACTGAAGCCCGCCGCGCCCGGCCGGACCGGCCCGTGTGGCCGCCTGCGACGTCGAGGACGAGCTCCCGCAGGTCTGAGTCGGAGTCGGGAGTTCGGACCTGACCGGACGCGACCGGCCCGGCCGCCCGTGCGGGGCAGCCGGGCCGGTCGGGCCGACGGGGTGTCAGGGGGCCTCCGGGGCCGGGAGGAAGCCGGTGTCCCGGAAGTAGGAGAGGTAGCGGACGAGCACCTCCTCGGTCAGCGGCGCCGGGCGGACGCCGAGGCGGGCCGCGGCCTCGGTGGTGCGGCGGGAGTCGAAGCGGCGGGCCTCCGCAGGCTGCTCCGCGCCGCCGCCCCCGCTGCCGTCCGCGCCGCCGTCCGCGCCGCCGCCCCGCTGCCGTCCTCGCCGAGGAAGAGCTGGGCGGCGTTGTCGTGGCGGGCCGCGACGGCGGCTCGCCACTGGTCGGCGGGCAGGGTGCGCAGGCGGTAGCCGAGGTGCTCGGCGGCGGCGAACACCCGTGCCAGGTCCGGCGGTTCGGGGTGGGTGAGGTGGAAGGTCCGCCGCCGCCGGGGGCGTCGAGGACGAACGCGGTGATCGCCGCGCTGACGTAGTCCACCGGCACCCAGCCGGTGGAGCCCGGCGGCAGGTCGGGCACCGCCCCCGCCTGGAGGCAGCCCTTGATCAACTGCCAGAGCAGGTCGCGGTCCTGGCAGGCCCCGGTCACGCTGTCGCCGCTGATCCGACCGGGACGGTGCACGGTGACCGGCAGCCCACGCTCCCGGGCCAGCCCGACCAGGCCCTCGGCCACCCACTTGCTCTGCGCGTAGCCGTCCGGCAGCGCCGCCACCGGCCCGGCCGGGGTGCGCTCGGTCACGACGCCGGGGCCGCCCGTCGCCGGGTGCACGCCGGTGGTCGAGACGTGGTGCAGGCCGGGGAGCGGGACTCCGCCAGCAGCCGCAGCAGCTCCTCGGTGCCCGCGACGTTCGCGGGCCGCAACTCCCGGTAGCCCCGCCGCGAAGTTGACCCGGGCCCCGTTGTGCACGATCGGCCCGAGCCGGCGCAGCAGCGCCGCGCGCGCCCCCGGGTCGAGACCGAGCCCGGGCGCGGCCAGGTCCCCGGGCACCGGACGGAGCAGCTCCCGGTACCGCTCCTGCCACAGGCCGTACCGGCGCAGGTTCCGCTCCAGCCGCAGCGCCCCGTCCCGCTCGTCCTCGGCCCGCACCAGGCAGTCCACCGGGCCGCCGGTCGCCTCGATCAGGTCGCGCAGCAGGAACGCCCCGAGGAAACCGGAGGCACCCGTCAGCAGCGGCCGGGAGGAGGGCGGCACGGCGGCACCCGCCCGACCCGCCGTTCCGGCCCCGGTGATGTCCGGCGCCAGCCGGACCTCGGCCGCCCAGTCCACCGCCTCCGTTCCCGTCCCTGCCTCCGTTCTCGCTCTCGCTTCTGTTCCCGTTCCCGCTCCCGTTCCCGCCTCCGTTCCGGTCCCCGGCCCGGCGTCGGCCGCCGCGTCGGCCGCAGCCCCGGGCCCGTCCAGCAGGCGGGCGACGCCCTCCGCCGTCGGGGCCGCGAACAGGGCGCGCAGGGAGAGGCGCCGGCCGCAGCGTTCCTCGATCCGCTGAGCCAGGGACACCACCAGCAGGGAGTGGCCGCCGCAGGCGAAGAAGTCGTCCGTGGGGCCGATCTCCGGCAGGCCGAGGGTCCGGGCGAACACCTCGCACAGGACCGCCTCCCGTTCGGTGCGCGGTTTCCGGCCGGTGCCCGGGGGTGCTCGGGCGCGGGCAGGGCCCGGCGGTCGGTCTTGCCGTTGGGCGTCAGCGGGAGCGCGTCCAGGGCGACGTACGCGGAGGGCACCAGGTGGTCCGGCAGGACGGCCGCCAGCCGGGCCCGCAGCTCCGCGGCGTCCGGGGGCGTCCGGTCGTCCGGCCCGCCCACGGTGTACGCGACCAGTCGGCGGTCGCCCGGCCGGTCCTCGCGCACCACGACGCAGGCGGCCGCGACGCCCGGCAGCGCGGTGAGCGCCGCCTCGACCTCGCCGGGCTCGATCCGGAAGCCACGCAGCTTGACCTGCTCGTCGACCCGGCCGACGTACTCCAGCTGCCCGTCGCGGCGCCAGCGGGCCAGGTCGCCGGTGCGGTACATCCGTTCGCCCGGCGCCCCGGCGGGGTCGGCCACGAAGCGGGCGGCGGTCAGGCCCGGGCGGCCCAGGTAACCGCGGGCCAGGCCCTCCCCGGCCACGTACAGCTCGCCCACCACGCCCGGCGGGACGGGGGCCAGCCGGGCGTCCAGGACGCGCACCCGGGTGCCGTCCACGGGGACGCCGATCGGCACGGACCGGTCCGGGACGGCCGGACCCGCGGCGGGCTGGAAGCCGCTCATGGTGGCGCAGACCGTGGTCTCGGTGGGCCCGTACGCGTTGACCAGGCGGTGCTCGGGGGCCCAGGCGCGGGCCAGCGCGGGCGGGCAGGCCTCCCCGGCCAGGACCAGGGTCGTCCCGGCGGGCAGCGACCCCGCAGGCAGCGCCGCGAGCGCCGCCGGGGCAGGGTCAGGTGGGTGATGCCGTGCTCGCGGACC
This is a stretch of genomic DNA from Kitasatospora fiedleri. It encodes these proteins:
- a CDS encoding GNAT family N-acetyltransferase; the encoded protein is MPDPAQWPAATEITAGALRLEPLRAAHAAEAFTLLDDVRLHTWIGGRPLSPEQLHARYRRLEQGRSPDGEQGWLNWMLRRNSDRRLVGTVQATLERTPDGRVTAELAWVIGTAHQGHGHARTGALAMAHWLRTQRVDVLLAHVHPEHRASAGVARALGLTPTDTVVDGEIRWSSEAPPSGPGT
- a CDS encoding alpha/beta fold hydrolase, with the protein product MDRRRDGAARHRDGRRRRGGGRRAGADRRRGHPGGRGAAHRRLRPRRPRPGRALLARPRPPLRRPRHPPPGRTRPPPGQPGHHAGAGRRPLHARPRLRERLRDVRVPVLVLWGESDRVATPGYGAAYARAFPAARFAVVPGAGHLPHLEQPEAVLAHLDAELDGPPRTG
- a CDS encoding substrate-binding domain-containing protein; the protein is MERPRPLWDSATVAAVPADAPPADLATTADLRTLLTTARAVAHSTGPSGTALRALVERLGLTARVRLVQAPPGTPAGHLLTDGRADLAFQQHSELADLPASASSAAPRRHRHHLHLRRRRPHRHPRPGPAPPPARPARPPRHRRSPAHRPGPRNAPAHPGDRPSRRVTADRHRAGRIRFRRTGPTAYHRGHAQTLRLQPRPAPRRHRHDHPPGPPGRHAARGARREVPRGGRLR